ggtctctgtggtggtctctgtggtggtctctgtggtggtctctgtggtggtctctgtggtggtctctgtggtggtctctgtggtggtctctgtggtggtctctgtggtggtctctgtggtggtctctgtggtggtctctgtggtggtctctgtggtggtctctgtggtggtctctgtggtggtctctgtggtggtctctgtggtggtctctgtggtggtctctgtggtggtctctgtggtggtctctgtggtggtctctgtggtggtctctgtggtggtctctgtggtggtctctgtggtggtctctgtggtggtctctgtggtggtctctgtggtggtctctgtggtggtctctgtggtggtctctgtggtggtctctgtggtggtctctgtggtggtctctgtggtggtctctgtggtggtctctgtggtggtctctgtggtggtctctgtggtggtctctgtggtggtctctgtggtggtctctgtggtggtctctgtggtggtctctgtggtggtctctgtggtggtctctgtggtggtctctgtggtggtctctgtggtggtctctgtggtggtctctgtggtggtctctgtggtggtctctgtggtggtctctgtggtggtctctgtggtggtctctgtggtggtctctgtggtggtctctgtggtggtctctgtggtggtctctgtggtggtctctgtggtggtctctgtggtggtctctgtggtggtctctgtggtggtctctgtggtggtctctgtggtggtctctgtggtggtctctgtggtggtctctgtggtggtctctgtggtggtctctgtggtggtctctgtggtggtctctgtggtggtctctgtggtggtctctgtggtggtctctgtggtggtctctgtggtggtctctgtggtggtctctgtggtggtctctgtggtggtctctgtggtggtctctgtggtggtctctgtggtggtctctgtggtggtctctgtggtggtctctgtggtggtctctgtggtggtctctgtggtggtctctgtggtggtctctgtggtggtctctgtggtggtctctgtggtggtctctgtggtggtctctgtggtggtctctgtggtggtctctgtggtggtctctgtggtggtctctgtggtggtctctgtggtggtctctgtggtggtctctgtggtggtctctgtggtggtctctgtggtggtctctgtggtggtctctgtggtggtctctgtggtggtctctgtggtggtctctgtggtggtctctgtggtggtctctgtggtggtctctgtggtggtctctgtggtggtctctgtggtggtctctgtggtggtctctgtggtggtctctgtggtggtctctgtggtggtctctgtggtggtctctgtggtggtctctgtggtggtctctgtggtggtctctgtggtggtctctgtggtggtctctgtggtggtctctgtggtggtctctgtggtggtctctgtggtggtctctgtggtggtctctgtggtggtctctgtggtggtctctgtggtggtctctgtggtggtctctgtggtggtctctgtggtggtctctgtggtggtctctgtggtggtctctgtggtggtctctgtggtggtctctgtggtggtctctgtggtggtctctgtggtggtctctgtggtggtctctgtggtggtctctgtggtggtctctgtggtggtctctgtggtggtctctgtggtggtctctgtggtggtctctgtggtggtctctgtggtggtctctgtggtggtctctgtggtggtctctgtggtggtctctgtggtggtctctgtggtggtctctgtggtggtctctgtggtggtctctgtggtggtctctgtggtggtctctgtggtggtctctgtggtggtctctgtggtggtctctgtggtggtctctgtggtggtctctgtggtggtctctgtggtggtctctgtggtggtctctgtggtggtctctgtggtggtctctgtggtggtctctgtggtggtctctgtggtggtctctgtggtggtctctgtggtggtctctgtggtggtctctgtggtggtctctgtggtggtctctgtggtggtctctgtggtggtctctgtggtggtctctgtggtggtctctgtggtggtctctgtggtggtctctgtggtggtctctgtggtggtctctgtggtggtctctgtggtggtctctgtggtggtctctgtggtggtctctgtggtggtctctgtggtggtctctgtggtggtctctgtggtggtctctgtggtggtctctgtggtggtctctgtggtggtctctgtggtggtctctgtggtggtctctgtggtggtctctgtggtggtctctgtggtggtctctgtggtggtctctgtggtggtctctgtggtggtctctgtggtggtctctgtggtggtctctgtggtggtctctgtggtggtctctgtggtggtctctgtggtggtctctgtggtggtctctgtggtggtctctgtggtggtctctgtggtggtctctgtggtggtctctgtggtggtctctgtggtggtctctgtggtggtctctgtggtggtctctgtggtggtctctgtggtggtctctgtggtggtctctgtggtggtctctgtggtggtctctgtggtggtctctgtggtggtctctgtggtggtctctgtggtggtctctgtggtggtctctgtggtggtctctgtggtggtctctgtggtggtctctgtggtggtctctgtggtggtctctgtggtggtctctgtggtggtctctgtggtggtctctgtggtggtctctgtggtggtctctgtggtggtctctgtggtggtctctgtggtggtctctgtggtggtctctgtggtggtctctgtggtggtctctgtggtggtctctgtggtggtctctgtggtggtctctgtggtggtctctgtggtggtctctgtggtggtctctgtggtggtctctgtggtggtctctgtggtggtctctgtggtggtctctgtggtggtctctgtggtggtctctgtggtggtctctgtggtggtctctgtggtggtctctgtggtggtctctgtggtggtctctgtggtggtctctgtggtggtctctgtggtggtctctgtggtggtctctgtggtggtctctgtggtggtctctgtggtggtctctgtggtggtctctgtggtggtctctgtggtggtctctgtggtggtctctgtggtggtctctgtggtggtctctgtggtggtctctgtggtggtctctgtggtggtctctgtggtggtctctgtggtggtctctgtggtggtctctgtggtggtctctgtggtggtctctgtggtggtctctgtggtggtctctgtggtggtctctgtggtggtctctgtggtggtctctgtggtggtctctgtggtggtctctgtggtggtctctgtggtggtctctgtggtggtctctgtggtggtctctgtggtggtctctgtggtggtctctgtggtggtctctgtggtggtctctgtggtggtctctgtggtggtctctgtggtggtctctgtggtggtctctgtggtggtctctgtggtggtctctgtggtggtctctgtggtggtctctgtggtggtctctgtggtggtctctgtggtggtctctgtggtggtctctgtggtggtctctgtggtggtctctgtggtggtctctgtggtggtctctgtggtggtctctgtggtggtctctgtggtggtctctgtggtggtctctgtggtggtctctgtggtggtctctgtggtggtctctgtggtggtctctgtggtggtctctgtggtggtctctgtggtggtctctgtggtggtctctgtggtggtctctgtggtggtctctgtggtggtctctgtggtggtctctgtggtggtctctgtggtggtctctgtggtggtctctgtggtggtctctgtggtggtctctgtggtggtctctgtggtggtctctgtggtggtctctgtggtggtctctgtggtggtctctgtggtggtctctgtggtggtctctgtggtggtctctgtggtggtctctgtggtggtctctgtggtggtctctgtggtggtctctgtggtggtctctgtggtggtctctgtggtggtctctgtggtggtctctgtggtggtctctgtggtggtctctgtgg
This Schistocerca piceifrons isolate TAMUIC-IGC-003096 unplaced genomic scaffold, iqSchPice1.1 HiC_scaffold_2171, whole genome shotgun sequence DNA region includes the following protein-coding sequences:
- the LOC124742180 gene encoding titin-like, with the protein product MYTPRRVTAKQRPPQRPPQRPPQRPPQRPPQRPPQRPPQRPPQRPPQRPPQRPPQRPPQRPPQRPPQRPPQRPPQRPPQRPPQRPPQRPPQRPPQRPPQRPPQRPPQRPPQRPPQRPPQRPPQRPPQRPPQRPPQRPPQRPPQRPPQRPPQRPPQRPPQRPPQRPPQRPPQRPPQRPPQRPPQRPPQRPPQRPPQRPPQRPPQRPPQRPPQRPPQRPPQRPPQRPPQRPPQRPPQRPPQRPPQRPPQRPPQRPPQRPPQRPPQRPPQRPPQRPPQRPPQRPPQRPPQRPPQRPPQRPPQRPPQRPPQRPPQRPPQRPPQRPPQRPPQRPPQRPPQRPPQRPPQRPPQRPPQRPPQRPPQRPPQRPPQRPPQRPPQRPPQRPPQRPPQRPPQRPPQRPPQRPPQRPPQRPPQRPPQRPPQRPPQRPPQRPPQRPPQRPPQRPPQRPPQRPPQRPPQRPPQRPPQRPPQRPPQRPPQRPPQRPPQRPPQRPPQRPPQRPPQRPPQRPPQRPPQRPPQRPPQRPPQRPPQRPPQRPPQRPPQRPPQRPPQRPPQRPPQRPPQRPPQRPPQRPPQRPPQRPPQRPPQRPPQRPPQRPPQRPPQRPPQRPPQRPPQRPPQRPPQRPPQRPPQRPPQRPPQRPPQRPPQRPPQRPPQRPPQRPPQRPPQRPPQRPPQRPPQRPPQRPPQRPPQRPPQRPPQRPPQRPPQRPPQRPPQRPPQRPPQRPPQRPPQRPPQRPPQRPPQRPPQRPPQRPPQRPPQRPPQRPPQRPPQRPPQRPPQRPPQRPPQRPPQRPPQRPPQRPPQRPPQRPPQRPPQRPPQRPPQRPPQRPPQRPPQRPPQRPPQRPPQRPPQRPPQRPPQRPPQRPPQRPPQRPPQRPPQRPPQRPPQRPPQRPPQRPPQRPPQRPPQRPPQRPPQRPPQRPPQRPPQRPPQRPPQRPPQRPPQRPPQRPPQRPPQRPPQRPPQRPPQRPPQRPPQRPPQRPPQRPPQRPPQRPPQRPPQRPPQRPPQRPPQRPPQRPPQRPPQRPPQRPPQRPPQRPPQRPPQRPPQRPPQRPPQRPPQRPPQRPPQRPPQRPPQRPPQRPPQRPPQRPPQRPPQRPPQRPPQRPPQRPPQRPPQRPPQRPPQRPPQRPPQRPPQRPPQRPPQRPPQRPPQRPPQRPPQRPPQRPPQRPPQRPPQRPPQRPPQRPPQRPPQRPPQRPPQRPPQRPPQRPPQRPPQRPPQRPPQRPPQRPPQRPPQRPPQRPPQRPPQRPPQRPPQRPPQRPPQRPPQRPPQRPPQRPPQRPPQRPPQRPPQRPPQRPPQRPPQRPPQRPPQRPPQRPPQRPPQRPPQRPPQRPPQRPPQRPPQRPPQRPPQRPPQRPPQRPPQRPPQRPPQRPPQRPPQRPPQRPPQRPPQRPPQRPPQRPPQRPPQRPPQRPPQRPPQRPPQRPPQRPPQRPPQRPPQRPPQRPPQRPPQRPPQRPPQRPPQRPPQRPPQRPPQRPPQRPPQRPPQRPPQRPPQRPPQRPPQRPPQRPPQRPPQRPPQRPPQRPPQRPPQRPPQRPPQRPPQRPPQRPPQRPPQRPPQRPPQRPPQRPPQRPPQRPPQRPPQRPPQRPPQRPPQRPPQRPPQRPPQRPPQRPPQRPPQRPPQRPPQRPPQRPPQRPPQRPPQRPPQRPPQRPPQRPPQRPPQRPPQRPPQRPPQRPPQRPPQRPPQRPPQRPPQRPPQRPPQRPPQRPPQRPPQRPPQRPPQRPPQRPPQRPPQRPPQRPPQRPPQRPPQRPPQRPPQRPPQRPPQRPPQRPPQRPPQRPPQRPPQRPPQRPPQRPPQRPPQRPPQRPPQRPPQRPPQRPPQRPPQRPPQRPPQRPPQRPPQRPPQRPPQRPPQRPPQRPPQRPPQRPPQRPPQRPPQRPPQRPPQRPPQRPPQRPPQRPPQRPPQRPPQRPPQRPPQRPPQRPPQRPPQRPPQRPPQRPPQRPPQRPPQRPPQRPPQRPPQRPPQRPPQRPPQRPPQRPPQRPPQRPPQRPPQRPPQRPPQRPPQRPPQRPPQRPPQRPPQRPPQRPPQRPPQRPPQRPPQRPPQRPPQRPPQRPPQRQTTTETTTETTTETTTETTTETTTETTTETTTETTTETTTETTTETTTETTTETTTETTTETTTETTTETTTETTTETTTETTTETTTETTTETTTETTTETTTETTTETTTETTTETTTETTTETTTETTTETTTETTTETTTETTTETTTETTTETTTETTTETTTETTTETTTETTTETTTETTTETTTETTTETTTETTTETTTETTTETTTETTTETTTETTTETTTETTTETTTETKTGGAVHVKRQGVAMCQDGGRLWVFPV